In Spirochaetota bacterium, the genomic window CGTATGCAGTTGGAGCATCTCAAGGATTTATATATGTAAGAGCGGAGTATCCTCTGGCGATAGAAAGACTTTCCAAAGCGATAAGGGATGCAAGAAGAGCAGGGTTACTTGGAACTAACATAATGGGAACTAACTTTAGTTTTGATATAAGCATCAGAGTAGGTGCTGGTGCTTTCGTGTGTGGTGAGGAGACTGCTTTGCTTGCTTCAATAGAAGGTAAGAGAGGAATGCCAAGACAGAGACCACCATTTCCTGCCGAAAAGGGTCTCTGGGGCTATCCTACATTGATAAATAATGTAGAAACTTATGCCAACATTTATGCGATAATCAATAACGGTGGAGATTGGTTCGCTAGTATCGGGACTCAAAAAAGTAAAGGAACAAAAGTTTTTGCTCTTGCGGGGAAGATAAACAACACAGGTCTTGTTGAGGTGCCGATGGGTGTAACAATAAGAGAGATGATATACGAGATAGGTGGAGGTATTCAAGGAGGTAAGAAGTTCAAAGCTGTTCAAACGGGAGGTCCTTCTGGAGGATGTATTCCAGAGAAGTTCATTGATCTACCTGTTGATTATGAAAGTCTTAGGGAAGTTGGATCTATAATGGGGTCTGGTGGATTTATAGTTATGGATGAAAACACTTGTATGGTTGATGTTGCAAAATTCTTTATGGAATTCTGTGCTGACGAGTCCTGTGGAAAGTGTATTCCTTGTAGAGTTGGAACAGTTATTATGAAGGATATACTCCAAAAGATAACAGACGGCAGAGCAACAATGAGAGATTATCAAAACCTTAAAGACCTTGCGTATATGGTTCGTGAGATGAGTTTGTGCGGTCTTGGACAAACTGCACCGAATCCTGTTTTGAGTTCAATAATGTATTTTGAGGAAGAATACTTGGCACATATAAATGAACGAAGATGTATTGCTAATGTTTGTGAAGTTAAACAGTTTGATGTTGTTAATACTTATCTGTAAGGAGGATTTATGAGTGTCTTAACTTTAACTATTAATGATATTCAATGCACTGGTAGAGAAGGACAAACGATTCTTGATATCATCAAAGAGAATAAAATATCTCTACCGGTTCTATGTGATCTGAAAGGTCTTACACCAGTTGCGGCTTGTAGGCTCTGTCTAGTTGAAGTAAAGGGAATTCCAAAACTTGTTCCTGCATGCACTACCAAAATTCAGGAGGGAATGGTAGTTTATACAGATAGTGAAAAATTAAGAAATTATCGTAGGATGATAGTGGAACTGCTTTTCGCTGAAGGTAATCATATCTGTGCTTCCTGTGTTGTGAACGGATACTGTGAATTACAGAACCTAGGCTACATGGTAGGGATGGAGAGTGTAAGATTTGACTATTTGTGGCAGTTGTTCCAAATAGACGCTTCGCATCCTAGATACGTAATGGACCAAAGCAAATGTGTCAAATGCACTAGATGTATAAGAGTTTGCGATGAGGTTGAGGGAGCTCATGTTTGGGACCTTAAGGGTAGGGGAATAAATGTAAGAGTCATTTCTGGTCTTGACGAACCTTGGGGTCAGGTTAAGGAATGCACTCAATGTGGTAAATGTGTTCAAGTTTGTCCTGTTGGGGCATTATTTGAAAAAACTGCTACAACTTCAGAAATGATAAAGGATAGATCTTTCCTAGAAAGAATCCTTGAAGGTAGGGAGGCTAAAATATGGGTAAGGTAAGGATTGGCACTGTTTGGCTCGGTGGTTGTTCAGGT contains:
- the nuoF gene encoding NADH-quinone oxidoreductase subunit NuoF, which translates into the protein MNVEELKDIYQKQNDVLSKYKHRILICGGASCHSLGSVSFKKIVEDVLAKYDLKDSVAVVNVGCLGLCGKGPLVKIEPEGIIYTNVSVENVADIVERHFVKRTPREDGVMRADDPFYRKQFYIVLKDFSNVDPADLNSYIAFGGYTALAKSLLEMSRQDVIEEVKKSGLRGRGGAGFPTGIKWETVSKQPSETKFVVCNGDEGDPGAFMDRSVMESMPHRLLEGMTIAAYAVGASQGFIYVRAEYPLAIERLSKAIRDARRAGLLGTNIMGTNFSFDISIRVGAGAFVCGEETALLASIEGKRGMPRQRPPFPAEKGLWGYPTLINNVETYANIYAIINNGGDWFASIGTQKSKGTKVFALAGKINNTGLVEVPMGVTIREMIYEIGGGIQGGKKFKAVQTGGPSGGCIPEKFIDLPVDYESLREVGSIMGSGGFIVMDENTCMVDVAKFFMEFCADESCGKCIPCRVGTVIMKDILQKITDGRATMRDYQNLKDLAYMVREMSLCGLGQTAPNPVLSSIMYFEEEYLAHINERRCIANVCEVKQFDVVNTYL
- the hoxU gene encoding bidirectional hydrogenase complex protein HoxU, which codes for MSVLTLTINDIQCTGREGQTILDIIKENKISLPVLCDLKGLTPVAACRLCLVEVKGIPKLVPACTTKIQEGMVVYTDSEKLRNYRRMIVELLFAEGNHICASCVVNGYCELQNLGYMVGMESVRFDYLWQLFQIDASHPRYVMDQSKCVKCTRCIRVCDEVEGAHVWDLKGRGINVRVISGLDEPWGQVKECTQCGKCVQVCPVGALFEKTATTSEMIKDRSFLERILEGREAKIWVR